The following proteins come from a genomic window of Sphaerisporangium rubeum:
- a CDS encoding RluA family pseudouridine synthase — protein sequence MGDLRSLPVPDGLEGERLDAALARLFGFSRTRAAELISAGDVQLDGATAAKSDRVHAGAWLEVVIPPPPAAPVPVAEPVPGMRVLYEDDDIVVVDKPIGVAAHPTVGWTGPTVLGGLLGTGHRVATSGAAERQGIVHRLDANTTGVMVVAKSEVAYSRLKRAFKERTVDKRYHALVQGHPDPLRGTVDAPIDRHPAGDGRFAVVAGGKPSVTHYDTVEAFRAASLLHIRLETGRTHQIRVHMSATRHPCVGDLMYGADPRLAARLGLTRQWLHAVSLSFEHPVTGDQVTFTSEHPADLARVLDTVRAES from the coding sequence ATGGGTGACCTGCGCAGCCTCCCCGTCCCCGACGGCCTTGAGGGGGAGCGGCTCGACGCCGCGCTCGCGCGGCTGTTCGGCTTCTCCCGCACCCGCGCCGCCGAGCTGATCTCCGCCGGTGACGTGCAGCTGGACGGCGCGACCGCCGCCAAGTCCGACCGCGTGCACGCCGGCGCCTGGCTGGAGGTCGTGATCCCCCCGCCGCCGGCGGCCCCGGTCCCCGTCGCCGAGCCGGTTCCCGGCATGCGGGTGCTGTACGAGGACGACGACATCGTGGTGGTGGACAAACCCATCGGCGTCGCCGCGCACCCCACTGTGGGCTGGACCGGACCGACCGTGCTCGGCGGGCTCCTCGGCACCGGCCACCGGGTCGCCACCAGCGGCGCCGCCGAGCGTCAGGGCATCGTGCACCGCCTGGACGCCAACACCACCGGCGTCATGGTGGTCGCCAAGAGCGAGGTCGCCTACTCACGGCTCAAGCGCGCCTTCAAGGAACGCACCGTGGACAAGCGCTACCACGCCTTGGTCCAGGGCCACCCCGACCCGCTGCGCGGCACCGTCGACGCACCCATCGACCGCCACCCGGCCGGCGACGGCCGGTTCGCCGTGGTCGCCGGTGGCAAGCCGTCGGTCACCCACTACGACACCGTCGAGGCGTTCCGCGCCGCGTCCCTGCTGCACATCCGCCTGGAGACCGGCAGAACCCACCAGATCCGCGTCCATATGTCCGCCACCCGCCACCCCTGCGTGGGGGACCTCATGTACGGCGCCGATCCTCGCCTCGCGGCCCGCCTCGGCCTGACCCGCCAGTGGCTGCACGCCGTGTCGCTGTCGTTCGAGCATCCGGTCACCGGCGACCAGGTCACCTTCACCAGCGAGCATCCCGCCGACCTCGCGCGCGTGCTCGACACGGTCCGCGCCGAGTCCTGA
- a CDS encoding serine/threonine-protein kinase, translating to MPESSQVTEQVVAGRYRLLERIGRGGMGTVWRARDEVLGRDVAVKEVIAPPELTDQEREVFAVRTFREARAAGRVSHPSVATVYDAFEENGHPWLVMQLVPSDTLGAYVRDHGPLPPVRVARIGLEVLAALRAAHQAGVLHRDVKPDNVLLAKGSGRAVLTDFGIATLEDDSPVTRTGMLVGTPAFIAPERAAGGQATRASDLWSLGVTLYVAAEGRSPFHRGNPLATLGAVMHDPPEPMRHAGPLAPLLEGLLHKDPEQRLSAADAETYLRMVAAGLAPEATAPAVPAQRRGPDSAAAVAAAPTPPAHRPAADGPRHGPFAVGAVPVTGDVHPADTSPATEPPARAGGGGRGMALAGLGALVLSVALVTGGAAWMMAQMDGRQTTPTVSPTVRVTVSVTPTPPPATEPVSRGGRPSYSQAPPVVPSAKRTGGGENKTDDKGPADKAPKDDKGPKPKDKGPKDDSGKSGKPSGPPKSQSPEPEDSSGAGEIPPGHAEQGSPKHGGPKNGNQGGPGGGVNAPLHSVNANEEASTPLLTHDV from the coding sequence ATGCCGGAATCCTCCCAGGTCACAGAGCAAGTCGTAGCAGGCCGCTACCGCCTGCTCGAACGAATCGGCCGAGGCGGGATGGGCACGGTGTGGCGTGCCCGTGACGAGGTCCTCGGCCGCGACGTCGCGGTCAAGGAGGTCATCGCACCCCCAGAACTGACCGACCAGGAACGCGAGGTCTTCGCGGTGCGCACGTTCCGGGAGGCGCGGGCCGCGGGACGGGTGAGCCACCCGAGCGTCGCCACGGTCTACGACGCGTTCGAGGAGAACGGCCACCCCTGGCTCGTCATGCAGCTCGTCCCGTCGGACACCCTCGGCGCGTACGTCCGCGACCACGGGCCGCTGCCGCCGGTGCGGGTGGCCCGCATCGGACTGGAGGTGCTGGCCGCGCTGCGCGCCGCGCACCAGGCCGGGGTGCTGCACCGGGACGTCAAGCCCGACAACGTGCTGCTCGCCAAGGGCAGCGGCCGTGCCGTGCTCACCGACTTCGGCATCGCGACACTCGAGGACGACTCGCCGGTCACCAGGACCGGCATGCTGGTCGGCACCCCGGCGTTCATCGCGCCGGAACGTGCCGCGGGCGGCCAGGCCACCCGCGCGTCGGACCTGTGGTCCCTCGGGGTGACGCTGTACGTGGCGGCGGAGGGCCGCTCGCCGTTCCACCGCGGCAATCCGCTGGCGACGCTCGGCGCCGTGATGCACGACCCGCCGGAGCCGATGCGCCACGCCGGGCCGCTCGCCCCGCTGCTCGAAGGACTGCTGCACAAGGACCCGGAGCAGCGGCTGAGCGCCGCCGACGCCGAGACGTACCTGCGGATGGTGGCAGCGGGTCTCGCGCCGGAGGCCACGGCCCCCGCCGTCCCCGCGCAGCGTCGTGGCCCCGACTCGGCGGCGGCCGTCGCGGCGGCCCCCACCCCGCCGGCCCACCGGCCGGCCGCGGACGGCCCCCGGCACGGCCCGTTCGCCGTCGGCGCCGTCCCGGTGACCGGAGACGTGCACCCCGCCGACACCAGCCCCGCCACGGAGCCCCCCGCGCGTGCCGGAGGCGGCGGCCGTGGCATGGCGCTCGCCGGGCTCGGCGCTCTGGTGTTGTCGGTGGCGCTGGTGACCGGCGGCGCCGCCTGGATGATGGCCCAGATGGACGGCCGGCAGACCACGCCGACGGTGTCCCCGACGGTGCGGGTGACCGTGTCGGTCACCCCCACGCCGCCTCCCGCCACCGAACCCGTCAGCCGCGGCGGCCGTCCCTCGTACTCGCAGGCTCCCCCGGTCGTGCCGTCCGCCAAGCGGACCGGCGGCGGCGAGAACAAGACCGACGACAAAGGACCGGCCGACAAGGCGCCCAAGGACGACAAGGGTCCCAAGCCCAAGGACAAGGGCCCGAAGGACGACAGCGGCAAGAGCGGCAAGCCCTCCGGGCCGCCGAAGAGCCAGTCTCCGGAGCCCGAGGACAGCAGCGGCGCCGGCGAGATCCCGCCGGGCCACGCCGAGCAGGGCTCACCGAAGCACGGCGGCCCGAAGAACGGGAACCAGGGCGGCCCGGGTGGCGGCGTGAACGCACCGCTGCACTCGGTGAACGCGAACGAGGAGGCCTCCACGCCGCTCCTGACGCACGACGTCTGA
- the egtC gene encoding ergothioneine biosynthesis protein EgtC → MCRHAAWLGAPRALASLIGEPEHGLLTQSYAPRMQRHGRVNADGFGMGWYDPARAEPVRYRRTIPIWSDANLPALAQVARSGCLLAAVRSATAGMPIEETATAPFTDGRHLLSLNGRAARDAVRCLAADAESTCDAAWLAAGVFGLLQAGTSLGAALAETVTRTGGKDPEARLNLLACDGATVAATTWGDTLYLRADPDGVLVASEPLDDDPAWRPVPDRHLLVVTGDGVRADPL, encoded by the coding sequence ATGTGCCGTCACGCCGCCTGGCTCGGCGCACCTCGCGCGCTCGCGTCCCTCATCGGGGAACCGGAGCACGGCCTGCTGACCCAGTCGTACGCGCCGCGCATGCAGCGCCACGGCCGGGTCAACGCCGACGGCTTCGGCATGGGCTGGTACGACCCGGCCCGCGCCGAGCCCGTCAGGTACCGCAGGACGATCCCGATCTGGTCGGATGCCAACCTGCCGGCGCTCGCGCAGGTCGCGCGCTCGGGCTGCCTGCTGGCCGCCGTGCGGTCGGCCACCGCCGGCATGCCGATCGAGGAGACCGCCACCGCGCCGTTCACCGACGGCCGCCACCTGCTCAGCCTCAACGGCCGCGCCGCCAGGGACGCCGTGCGTTGCCTGGCCGCCGACGCCGAGAGCACCTGCGACGCGGCCTGGCTGGCCGCCGGTGTCTTCGGCCTGCTCCAGGCCGGCACCTCTCTCGGCGCCGCGCTCGCCGAGACGGTCACCAGGACCGGGGGCAAGGACCCGGAGGCCCGGCTGAACCTGCTCGCCTGCGACGGCGCCACCGTCGCGGCCACCACCTGGGGCGACACCCTCTACCTGCGCGCGGACCCCGACGGCGTCCTGGTCGCGAGCGAACCGCTCGACGACGACCCCGCCTGGCGTCCCGTCCCCGACCGCCACCTGCTTGTCGTCACCGGCGACGGCGTGCGCGCCGACCCTCTGTGA
- the lspA gene encoding signal peptidase II translates to MQATGGAPLNDPAAGSAGDAGASDAGATGEPAVVRRGARRMGLLVAVAVAVYVLDLISKTVVVSVLEGGDPVTVISEVLRLRVIRNPGAAFSIGTGMTVIFTVIAAIVVVAILRTARRLRSLPWALTLGLLLGGALGNLTDRVFRAPAPLQGHVVDWIEVFPATGFPVFNVADSAIVCGGIIAVFLAWRGYQMDGTRAGAETEPSGTSPGRPAAGGGDAGSGESHG, encoded by the coding sequence GTGCAAGCAACGGGAGGAGCGCCGCTGAACGACCCGGCGGCGGGGTCCGCCGGGGACGCCGGAGCCTCGGACGCCGGCGCCACAGGGGAGCCCGCCGTCGTGCGGCGGGGTGCGCGCCGCATGGGCCTCCTCGTCGCGGTCGCGGTCGCGGTCTACGTGCTCGACCTGATCAGCAAGACCGTCGTGGTGTCGGTGCTCGAAGGCGGAGACCCGGTCACGGTGATCTCCGAGGTGCTGCGGCTGCGGGTGATCCGCAACCCCGGCGCGGCGTTCAGCATCGGGACCGGCATGACCGTGATCTTCACCGTCATCGCCGCCATCGTGGTCGTCGCCATCCTCCGCACCGCGCGCCGGCTGCGCAGCCTGCCGTGGGCCCTCACCCTCGGCCTGCTCCTCGGCGGTGCCCTCGGCAACCTCACCGACCGCGTCTTCCGCGCACCCGCGCCGCTGCAGGGCCACGTCGTCGACTGGATCGAGGTGTTCCCCGCCACGGGCTTCCCTGTGTTCAACGTCGCCGACTCCGCCATCGTGTGCGGCGGGATCATCGCGGTGTTCCTCGCGTGGCGCGGCTACCAGATGGACGGCACCCGGGCCGGCGCCGAGACGGAGCCCTCCGGCACCTCGCCTGGACGGCCCGCCGCCGGCGGCGGCGACGCCGGGTCCGGTGAGTCACATGGGTGA
- the egtD gene encoding L-histidine N(alpha)-methyltransferase produces the protein MPVSRSPVSSVRLVDHLGEDHLRRALEHDVRTGLTATPKHLPPKWFYDARGSDLFSRITRLPEYYPTRRETAILREHAGDIAARAAAGTLVELGSGTSEKTTLLLDALTAKGLAAYTPVDVDATTLLSAARRLGIRYPGLTVQPVRADFEHQLAGLPRSTPRMTAFLGGTIGNLDPAARRAFLGALRATMSRGDTFLLGADLVKDTGRLVAAYDDAAGVTAEFNRNVLHVINHELDADFVPDDFAHVARYDETAGWIEMRLRATRPMRVRVRALGLEVSFADGEQMRTEISAKFRLPGLRAELTAAGLAVDHIYTDPAGDFALVLARA, from the coding sequence GTGCCTGTCAGCCGTTCGCCTGTCTCGTCCGTGCGCCTCGTCGACCACCTCGGCGAGGACCATCTGCGCCGCGCCTTGGAGCACGACGTCCGCACCGGCCTCACCGCGACCCCCAAGCACCTGCCGCCGAAGTGGTTCTACGACGCGCGCGGCAGCGACCTGTTCTCCCGGATCACCCGCCTGCCGGAGTACTACCCCACCCGCCGTGAGACGGCGATCCTGCGTGAGCACGCCGGCGACATCGCCGCGCGCGCCGCCGCCGGCACCCTGGTGGAACTCGGTTCGGGTACCAGCGAGAAGACCACTCTGCTTCTCGACGCGCTCACCGCCAAGGGCCTGGCCGCCTACACCCCGGTGGACGTCGACGCCACCACCTTGCTGTCGGCGGCCCGCCGCCTCGGCATCCGCTACCCCGGGCTCACCGTCCAGCCGGTGCGCGCCGACTTCGAGCACCAACTCGCCGGCCTGCCGAGATCGACCCCCCGGATGACGGCCTTCCTCGGCGGGACCATCGGCAACCTCGACCCCGCCGCGCGCCGCGCGTTCCTCGGCGCGCTGCGCGCCACGATGAGCCGCGGCGACACGTTCCTGCTCGGCGCCGACCTGGTCAAGGACACCGGCCGCCTGGTCGCCGCCTACGACGACGCGGCCGGCGTCACCGCCGAGTTCAACCGCAACGTGCTGCACGTCATCAACCACGAACTCGACGCGGACTTCGTCCCCGATGACTTCGCGCACGTGGCCCGGTACGACGAGACCGCCGGGTGGATCGAGATGCGGCTGCGCGCCACCCGGCCGATGCGGGTCCGCGTGCGCGCGCTCGGGCTGGAGGTGTCCTTCGCGGACGGCGAGCAGATGCGCACCGAGATCAGCGCCAAGTTCCGCCTCCCCGGCCTGCGCGCCGAGCTCACCGCCGCCGGCCTCGCCGTCGACCACATCTACACCGACCCCGCCGGCGACTTCGCTCTGGTGCTCGCTCGCGCCTGA
- the ileS gene encoding isoleucine--tRNA ligase, whose amino-acid sequence MTSPYFRPLPSRVDLPAFEQETLTRWRDGKVFERSLEQNSGGPSWVFYEGPPTANGMPGVHHVEARVFKDVFPRYKSMRGFSVPRKAGWDCHGLPVEVAVEKELGLSGKPEIEAYGIAAFNERCRESVLRHVDAFEEMTERMGYWVDMTQAYRTMDPAYVEAVWWSLKVIWDKELLFRDFRITPYCPRCGTGLSDHELGQPGGYETVRSPSVYVRMPVTSGRFEGADLLVWTTTPWTLVSNTAVAVHPDVTYVVAAKDGERPVIVAEPLLGAALGEGWTVTGHVQGTELEHTPYSRPFELVDIPGAHFVVLASYVTVEDGTGLVHQAPAFGADDMTTCKRYGLPVVNPVGPDGRFTAEVPMVGGVFFKDADERLTEDLRARGLLLRGEHFEHSYPHCWRCHTPLLYYALPSWYIRTTAVKDRLLAENAGTNWFPATIKDGRYGEWLRNNVDWALSRSRYWGTPLPLWVCTADESHVTCVGSLKELGDLAGRDLTALDPHRPYVDDVTFACPVCGDEARRVPDVIDVWYDSGAMPFAQWGAPHVNKDVFERAYPGQFICEAIDQTRGWFYSMMAVGTLVFDRSSYENVLCLGLILAEDGRKMSKHLGNVLQPVPLMEQHGADALRWFMATSGSPWSPRRVGHAALEEIVRKVLLTYWNTTSFFTLYANAESWSPERLAQAPAPADRPLIDRWALAELNRTVAEVTDAMEVFDTARAGRRITEFLDDLSNWYVRRSRRRFWSGDVSAFATLYGALETVTRLMAPLVPFVTDYVWDVLRAPDAPSSVHLASWPQVEHELLDPALSERMALVRRLVELGRSARAGSGVKTRQPLARALVGAAGWSSLPASLRELIADELNVRSLEDLSAYSADLVSFTVKPNFRALGKRFGAGTKAVAAAVAAADPATLAAAIRAGDTATVVVSGEKVTLGADDLIVTEHPKAGWAVETGAVGTGSGETVALDLEVTPELYRAGLVRDVVRLVQEARKATGLEITDRISLWWTADGDLAEALRDGAGHVADEVLATTISEGAPPADLPAHHDAELGLTFHVSLAG is encoded by the coding sequence ATGACTTCACCCTACTTCCGCCCGCTCCCCTCGCGGGTCGATCTTCCCGCCTTCGAGCAGGAGACGCTCACCCGGTGGCGTGACGGGAAGGTCTTCGAGCGCTCCCTGGAACAGAACTCCGGCGGCCCTTCCTGGGTGTTCTACGAGGGCCCGCCGACGGCCAACGGCATGCCAGGCGTGCACCACGTCGAGGCCCGGGTGTTCAAGGACGTGTTCCCCCGCTACAAGTCGATGCGCGGGTTCTCCGTGCCGCGCAAGGCCGGCTGGGACTGCCACGGCCTGCCGGTCGAGGTGGCGGTGGAGAAGGAGCTCGGCCTCTCCGGCAAGCCGGAGATCGAGGCGTACGGCATCGCGGCGTTCAACGAGCGCTGCCGCGAGTCGGTGCTGCGGCACGTGGACGCGTTCGAGGAGATGACCGAGCGCATGGGCTACTGGGTCGACATGACCCAGGCCTACCGCACCATGGACCCCGCCTACGTCGAGGCGGTGTGGTGGTCGCTGAAGGTCATCTGGGACAAGGAGCTGCTGTTCCGCGACTTCCGCATCACGCCGTACTGCCCGCGCTGCGGCACCGGCCTGTCGGACCACGAGCTCGGCCAGCCCGGCGGGTACGAGACGGTGCGCAGCCCGTCGGTGTACGTGCGCATGCCGGTGACCTCCGGCCGTTTCGAGGGCGCCGATCTGCTGGTGTGGACCACCACGCCGTGGACCCTGGTGTCCAACACGGCCGTCGCGGTGCACCCCGACGTGACGTACGTCGTCGCGGCCAAGGACGGCGAGCGGCCGGTGATCGTGGCCGAGCCGCTGCTCGGCGCGGCGCTCGGCGAGGGCTGGACGGTCACCGGTCACGTCCAGGGGACCGAGCTGGAGCACACGCCGTACTCCCGGCCGTTCGAGCTGGTCGACATCCCCGGCGCGCACTTCGTGGTCCTCGCCTCCTACGTCACCGTGGAGGACGGCACCGGGCTGGTGCACCAGGCGCCGGCGTTCGGCGCCGACGACATGACGACCTGCAAGCGGTACGGCCTGCCGGTGGTCAACCCGGTCGGCCCGGACGGCCGGTTCACGGCCGAGGTGCCGATGGTCGGCGGGGTGTTCTTCAAGGACGCCGACGAGCGGCTGACCGAGGACCTGCGGGCCAGGGGCCTGCTGCTGCGCGGGGAGCACTTCGAGCACAGCTACCCGCACTGCTGGCGGTGCCACACGCCGCTGCTGTACTACGCGCTCCCCTCCTGGTACATCAGGACCACGGCCGTCAAGGACCGGCTGCTGGCCGAGAACGCCGGCACCAACTGGTTCCCGGCGACCATCAAGGACGGCCGGTACGGCGAGTGGCTGCGCAACAACGTCGACTGGGCCCTGTCGCGGTCGCGCTACTGGGGCACGCCGCTGCCGCTGTGGGTGTGCACCGCCGACGAGTCCCACGTGACGTGCGTGGGGTCACTCAAGGAGCTCGGGGACCTCGCGGGCCGCGACCTGACCGCGCTGGACCCGCACCGGCCGTACGTCGACGACGTGACCTTCGCCTGTCCGGTGTGCGGCGACGAGGCCCGCCGCGTGCCGGACGTGATCGACGTGTGGTACGACTCCGGCGCGATGCCGTTCGCGCAGTGGGGTGCGCCGCACGTGAACAAGGACGTCTTCGAGCGGGCCTACCCGGGCCAGTTCATCTGCGAGGCGATCGACCAGACCCGCGGCTGGTTCTACTCCATGATGGCCGTCGGCACGCTGGTGTTCGACCGGTCGTCGTACGAGAACGTGCTGTGCCTCGGGCTGATCCTGGCCGAGGACGGCCGCAAGATGAGCAAGCACCTCGGCAACGTGCTGCAGCCGGTGCCGCTGATGGAGCAGCACGGCGCCGACGCGCTGCGGTGGTTCATGGCGACCTCCGGCTCGCCGTGGTCGCCGCGCCGGGTCGGCCACGCGGCCCTTGAGGAGATCGTCCGCAAGGTCCTGCTGACCTACTGGAACACCACCTCGTTCTTCACGCTGTACGCCAACGCCGAGTCGTGGTCGCCGGAGCGGCTGGCGCAAGCCCCCGCGCCGGCGGACCGGCCGCTGATCGACCGGTGGGCCCTGGCCGAGCTGAACCGCACCGTGGCCGAGGTCACCGACGCCATGGAGGTGTTCGACACCGCGCGCGCGGGCCGGCGGATCACCGAATTCCTCGACGACCTGTCCAACTGGTACGTGCGCCGTTCCCGGCGCCGGTTCTGGTCCGGCGACGTGTCGGCGTTCGCCACGCTGTACGGCGCGCTGGAGACGGTGACGCGGCTGATGGCGCCGCTGGTGCCGTTCGTCACCGACTACGTGTGGGACGTGCTGCGCGCGCCGGACGCGCCGTCGTCGGTCCACCTGGCCTCCTGGCCGCAGGTCGAGCACGAGCTTCTCGACCCGGCCCTGTCGGAGCGCATGGCGCTGGTGCGCCGGCTGGTGGAGCTCGGCAGGTCCGCGCGGGCCGGCAGCGGCGTCAAGACCCGTCAGCCGCTGGCGCGGGCCCTGGTCGGCGCCGCCGGATGGTCCTCGCTGCCCGCGTCACTGCGTGAACTGATCGCCGACGAGCTCAACGTGCGGTCCCTGGAGGACCTGTCGGCGTACTCGGCGGACCTGGTGTCGTTCACCGTGAAGCCGAACTTCCGTGCGCTCGGCAAGCGGTTCGGCGCCGGCACCAAGGCGGTCGCCGCAGCGGTCGCCGCCGCCGACCCGGCGACGCTGGCCGCGGCGATCCGGGCCGGCGACACCGCGACGGTGGTCGTGTCCGGCGAGAAGGTCACGCTCGGCGCGGACGACCTGATCGTCACCGAGCACCCGAAGGCCGGCTGGGCCGTGGAGACCGGCGCGGTCGGCACCGGCTCGGGTGAGACCGTGGCCCTGGACCTGGAGGTCACCCCGGAGCTGTACCGCGCGGGCCTGGTCCGTGACGTCGTCCGCCTGGTGCAGGAGGCACGCAAGGCCACCGGCCTGGAGATCACCGACCGGATCTCGCTGTGGTGGACGGCGGACGGCGACCTCGCCGAGGCTCTGCGCGACGGCGCGGGCCACGTGGCGGACGAGGTGCTCGCCACCACGATCAGCGAAGGCGCGCCTCCGGCGGACCTGCCGGCACACCACGACGCCGAGCTCGGCCTCACGTTCCACGTGAGCCTGGCCGGCTGA
- a CDS encoding protein kinase domain-containing protein, with protein sequence MTAQGRRVAGRYRLVEEIGRGGMGVVWVAHDELLDRRVAVKEVVYRGVGDADREAFNRRTIREARAAGRLDHPSVVVVHDVVEEDGRPWIVMQLVRSRSLGQVLKEQGPLDPHTVAGIGANVLDALRAAHAAGVLHRDVKPENVLLTEGGRVVLTDFGIATMTRDAGLTTTGNLTGTPAFMPPERLRGHPAVPESDLWSLGATLYAAVEGRPPFDRGAPVPTMAAVLSDDPAPVRRAGPLAPVLEGLLRKEPDLRMTAADAAQALHRVAASGPSADPRGPAPHGGHAAPGLTLPDGRAWRDASEHSPTGPPAARPGTPVPPGPHGTGPGDAYRHATGPDGVSRRPAGPRRGVRAAVVTALVLPLVAGLGAAGYYGYQRLSVTGGVAGTPGVPSGTASAETSPTTAPTGASPQAEPSARPSVSPSVKPTGQPSARPVVVPPGWRLHEDRLGFTIALPPRWVETTRQKTRVTFREPGSGTYLLVDTTPWTAERPVDALRAVARESTARGWLPGYRLVGLTAGSFMGWQAADWEFTWRMKTGTAHVMDRAFVTPDGRQYALYWHTSDESWEAEYSRFVRFAGTFRPDPL encoded by the coding sequence GTGACGGCGCAGGGGCGGCGGGTCGCGGGCCGGTACCGGCTGGTCGAGGAGATCGGCCGTGGCGGCATGGGGGTCGTGTGGGTGGCCCACGACGAGCTGCTGGACCGGCGGGTGGCCGTCAAGGAGGTCGTGTACCGGGGGGTGGGGGACGCCGATCGTGAGGCGTTCAACCGGCGGACCATCAGGGAGGCGCGCGCGGCCGGACGGCTCGATCATCCGTCGGTCGTGGTGGTGCACGACGTCGTCGAGGAGGACGGACGGCCGTGGATCGTCATGCAACTGGTGCGGTCGCGTTCCCTCGGCCAGGTGCTGAAGGAACAGGGACCACTGGACCCGCACACGGTGGCGGGGATCGGCGCGAACGTGCTGGACGCGTTGCGCGCGGCACACGCGGCGGGGGTGCTGCACCGGGACGTCAAACCGGAGAACGTGCTGCTCACCGAAGGCGGCCGGGTGGTGCTGACGGACTTCGGCATCGCGACGATGACGCGGGACGCCGGGCTCACCACGACCGGCAACCTGACCGGCACACCCGCGTTCATGCCGCCGGAGCGGCTGCGAGGTCATCCGGCGGTGCCGGAGTCCGATCTGTGGTCGCTCGGCGCGACGCTGTACGCCGCGGTGGAGGGCCGTCCGCCGTTCGACCGAGGCGCTCCTGTGCCGACCATGGCCGCGGTGCTCAGCGACGACCCCGCGCCGGTCCGGCGCGCGGGACCGCTCGCCCCGGTGCTGGAAGGTCTGCTGCGCAAGGAACCCGACCTGCGCATGACGGCCGCGGACGCGGCGCAGGCCCTGCACCGGGTGGCCGCGAGCGGGCCGTCGGCGGACCCACGCGGCCCCGCGCCGCACGGCGGCCACGCGGCGCCCGGCCTCACCCTGCCGGACGGCCGCGCCTGGCGCGACGCCTCCGAGCACTCCCCCACCGGCCCACCGGCCGCACGACCCGGTACCCCCGTGCCTCCGGGCCCTCACGGGACCGGGCCGGGGGACGCGTACCGGCATGCGACAGGGCCGGACGGCGTGTCCCGGCGGCCCGCCGGACCGAGACGCGGGGTCCGGGCCGCGGTGGTCACGGCGCTGGTGCTGCCGCTGGTGGCGGGGCTCGGCGCCGCCGGGTACTACGGGTACCAGCGGCTTTCAGTGACCGGCGGGGTGGCCGGCACGCCGGGGGTGCCTTCCGGGACCGCCTCCGCGGAGACGTCTCCCACCACTGCGCCGACCGGTGCGTCCCCGCAGGCGGAACCGTCGGCGAGGCCCTCGGTGAGCCCGTCCGTGAAGCCGACGGGACAGCCGTCGGCGCGGCCCGTGGTGGTGCCGCCGGGGTGGCGCCTGCACGAGGACCGGCTGGGGTTCACGATCGCGCTGCCGCCGCGGTGGGTGGAGACGACGCGGCAGAAGACACGGGTGACGTTCCGGGAACCGGGTTCGGGGACCTATCTGCTGGTGGACACCACGCCGTGGACGGCCGAGCGGCCGGTGGACGCGTTGCGCGCGGTGGCGCGTGAGTCGACCGCACGGGGCTGGCTGCCGGGGTACCGGCTGGTCGGGCTGACGGCGGGGTCGTTCATGGGGTGGCAGGCGGCGGACTGGGAGTTCACCTGGCGCATGAAGACCGGGACGGCGCATGTGATGGACCGTGCGTTCGTGACGCCGGACGGACGGCAGTACGCGCTCTACTGGCACACCTCTGATGAGTCATGGGAAGCGGAATATTCCCGTTTCGTGAGGTTCGCCGGTACTTTTCGGCCTGATCCTCTCTGA
- a CDS encoding TraR/DksA family transcriptional regulator, translating to MAGVARAGKPATQIDGGGWTGEELSAVRHRLQGEIEELNAEIARAESQIASGDISDSAGDDQADAGAKTYEREREIALTLNARDLVAQNERAMARIDSGTYGVCESCHKPIGKERLRAFPRATLCVSCKQREERR from the coding sequence ATGGCCGGTGTGGCGCGGGCGGGTAAGCCCGCCACTCAGATTGACGGCGGCGGCTGGACCGGCGAGGAACTGTCGGCGGTCCGGCACCGTCTGCAGGGGGAGATCGAAGAGCTCAACGCCGAGATCGCGCGGGCCGAGTCCCAGATCGCCTCCGGGGACATCAGCGACAGCGCGGGGGACGATCAGGCGGACGCCGGCGCCAAGACCTATGAGCGGGAACGCGAGATCGCCCTTACCCTGAATGCGCGGGACCTGGTCGCGCAGAACGAGCGGGCGATGGCCCGCATCGACTCAGGAACTTACGGAGTGTGCGAATCGTGCCACAAGCCGATCGGCAAGGAGCGGCTGCGGGCGTTCCCGAGGGCGACGCTGTGCGTGTCGTGCAAGCAACGGGAGGAGCGCCGCTGA
- a CDS encoding DUF167 domain-containing protein: MRLVIRVKPGSARESVGGAYGEDAVVVRVGARAVDGKATEAALRAVAAAFGVRRGDVRLVSGATSRDKVIEILGDHQELTERAAALRMT; the protein is encoded by the coding sequence ATGCGGCTGGTGATCAGGGTGAAGCCGGGCTCGGCCCGCGAATCGGTCGGCGGCGCGTACGGTGAGGACGCCGTCGTGGTGAGGGTCGGCGCGCGCGCCGTGGACGGCAAGGCCACCGAGGCCGCGCTGCGCGCGGTGGCCGCGGCGTTCGGGGTGCGCCGGGGAGACGTACGGCTGGTCAGCGGGGCGACCAGCAGGGACAAGGTCATCGAGATCCTGGGAGATCACCAGGAATTGACCGAAAGGGCGGCGGCGTTACGGATGACGTAA